In the genome of Bacteriovorax sp. Seq25_V, one region contains:
- the rpoB gene encoding DNA-directed RNA polymerase subunit beta — protein sequence MTEVFRPNEWFRKNFASTPAVLETPPLMLLQQSSYEEFLQRDVPPAKREEVGLQAVFNSVFPIHDFNKTVSLEFVSYSLEEPKYTVKECRQRGLSYESPLKVVVRLVFYDVAVDKDGNEQRTVSSIKEQEVYLGNIPLMAETGSFVYNGTERVIVSQLHRSPGIVFEHDFGKKHSSGKLLYSARIIPHRGSWLDFEFDHKNILFARIDRKRKLHATVVLKALGLSTEEILNAFYEMETLKLSKDGNFERVLDLNLLIGTRANEDVLDPKTGKPVVRKGKKYSKASIKRLVEAGVTSLAATVEDVVGKVVAEDIFNEETGEVICLANEALSEAKIQELMAVGVKEVKVLYIDMINFGDQIRNTLLVDKTDTKEEALIKIFERLRPGEPPAVEAAEALFNGLFFNEERYDLSRVGRMKINYKFQTDIPVENTILTKEDIVKTVHYLVELNNGKGRVDDIDHLGNRRVRAVGELLENQFRVGLVRMERAVKERMAIQEIDTMMPYDLVNQKPVAAAVKEFFGSSQLSQFMDQTNPLSEVTHKRRLSALGPGGLTRERASFEVRDVHVTHYGRMCPVETPEGPNIGLITSLATYAKVSEYGFIETPYLTVDENKKIGDVKYFTAFQEEGKVIAQIDVNNMKDGKLEGEHIAARASGEFTLVNADEVDLMDVSPTQMISVATSLIPFLEHDDANRALMGSNMMRQAVPVVRTDAPIVGTGTERVVARDSGAVLFAKEDGRVIFVDSNRIVIQRNKFKDGESGVDIYKLVKYQRTNQNTSNNQKALVKEGDIVVKGDVLADGPGTDNGDLALGQNVLVAFMPWGGYNYEDSILISEELLAQDIFTSVHIEAFEIEARDTKLGKEEITRDIPNVSEESLKDLDEAGIIRVGAIIKSGDILVGKITPKGETQLSPEEKLLKAIFGDKAGDVKDTSLRVPSSVRGTVIDARVYTREGVELCARSKEIIEQETTLLRRDERIEIKAIQTSAILKIAEMLKGAKTSDKLVSEDGSTELLAKGAEVTYENLSAIPFELIGYLPLQAELEEKLSEYFADIRNRINRVRQKTTDEIAKLHRGDELPPGVIKKVIVYVAIKRKLQPGDKMAGRHGNKGVISNVLPREDMPYLADGTPVEIVLNPLGVPSRMNIGQLLELHLGWAGRGLGDKLRLMLEEQREIHEFKDFIFKIYNTPETEAWLKKASDEEVRTLAKKLTSGVRFSTKVFDGAKESDIREMLKLADLETNGKTTLFDGKTGDAFAEDVTVGTMYMLKLHHLVDEKLHARSTGPYSLVTQQPLGGKAQFGGQRLGEMEVWALEAYGAAYTLQEFLTVKSDDVIGRTRMYESIVKGEQVLEPGLPESFNVLIRELQALCLDVKLEEEKEEEELR from the coding sequence ATGACTGAGGTTTTTAGACCTAATGAGTGGTTTCGTAAGAACTTTGCCTCAACACCGGCTGTTCTTGAAACTCCACCCCTGATGCTTCTACAACAGAGTTCTTATGAAGAATTCCTGCAAAGAGATGTTCCACCCGCAAAAAGAGAAGAAGTTGGTTTACAAGCAGTATTCAATTCTGTTTTCCCAATTCATGACTTTAACAAAACTGTATCACTAGAGTTTGTTAGTTATTCTCTTGAAGAGCCAAAATACACTGTTAAAGAGTGTAGACAACGTGGTCTCTCTTACGAGTCGCCTTTAAAAGTAGTTGTTAGACTAGTTTTTTATGATGTGGCAGTAGACAAAGATGGTAACGAACAAAGAACTGTGTCTTCTATTAAGGAACAGGAAGTTTACCTCGGTAATATTCCATTAATGGCTGAAACTGGTTCTTTTGTATATAACGGAACTGAGAGAGTAATCGTATCTCAGCTTCATAGATCACCAGGTATTGTTTTCGAACATGATTTCGGAAAGAAGCACTCGAGTGGTAAATTATTATATTCAGCAAGAATTATTCCTCATAGAGGATCGTGGTTAGACTTTGAATTTGACCACAAAAATATTCTATTCGCTAGAATTGATAGAAAGAGAAAACTTCACGCAACCGTAGTACTAAAAGCTCTAGGACTTTCTACTGAAGAAATTCTAAATGCATTTTACGAAATGGAAACACTGAAGCTTTCTAAAGATGGTAACTTTGAAAGAGTACTTGATCTAAACCTACTTATTGGGACAAGAGCAAACGAAGACGTGCTAGATCCAAAGACTGGTAAACCAGTTGTTAGAAAAGGTAAAAAGTATTCTAAGGCATCTATTAAGAGATTAGTAGAAGCTGGAGTAACTTCTCTTGCTGCAACAGTTGAAGACGTTGTTGGTAAAGTTGTTGCGGAAGATATCTTTAATGAAGAAACAGGTGAAGTAATTTGCTTAGCAAACGAAGCTTTATCTGAAGCAAAAATCCAAGAGTTAATGGCAGTTGGTGTTAAGGAAGTTAAAGTTCTTTATATCGATATGATTAACTTCGGTGACCAAATTAGAAACACACTTCTTGTAGATAAAACAGATACAAAAGAAGAAGCTCTAATTAAAATCTTTGAAAGACTAAGACCAGGTGAGCCTCCAGCTGTTGAAGCTGCTGAAGCACTATTTAATGGTTTATTCTTCAATGAAGAAAGATATGACCTGTCTCGTGTCGGTCGTATGAAAATCAATTATAAGTTCCAAACAGATATTCCTGTTGAGAATACAATTCTTACTAAGGAAGATATCGTTAAAACTGTTCATTACCTAGTTGAGCTTAACAATGGTAAGGGAAGAGTTGATGATATCGATCACTTGGGTAACAGAAGAGTTAGAGCTGTAGGTGAACTTCTTGAAAACCAATTTAGAGTTGGTCTTGTAAGAATGGAAAGAGCGGTTAAAGAAAGAATGGCAATTCAAGAAATTGATACAATGATGCCATACGATCTTGTAAACCAAAAACCAGTTGCTGCTGCTGTTAAAGAATTCTTTGGATCTTCTCAGCTTTCTCAGTTTATGGATCAAACTAACCCACTTTCTGAAGTAACTCACAAGAGAAGACTTTCAGCTCTTGGGCCAGGTGGTCTAACTCGTGAAAGAGCATCGTTCGAAGTTCGTGACGTACACGTTACTCACTACGGAAGAATGTGTCCGGTAGAGACTCCTGAAGGACCAAACATTGGTCTAATTACATCGCTTGCTACTTATGCAAAAGTTTCTGAATACGGATTCATTGAAACTCCATACTTAACAGTTGATGAAAACAAGAAAATTGGTGACGTTAAATATTTTACTGCCTTCCAAGAAGAAGGAAAAGTAATTGCACAGATCGACGTAAACAACATGAAAGATGGAAAGCTTGAAGGTGAGCATATTGCAGCTCGTGCTTCTGGTGAATTCACGCTTGTAAATGCTGATGAAGTTGATTTAATGGACGTTTCTCCAACTCAGATGATTTCTGTTGCAACATCTCTAATTCCATTCCTTGAGCACGATGATGCCAACCGTGCACTTATGGGATCGAACATGATGAGACAGGCCGTGCCTGTTGTTAGAACAGATGCTCCGATCGTTGGTACTGGAACAGAAAGAGTTGTTGCTAGAGATTCTGGTGCGGTTCTTTTTGCGAAAGAAGACGGTAGAGTTATCTTTGTTGATTCAAACAGAATCGTTATTCAAAGAAATAAGTTCAAAGATGGTGAATCTGGTGTAGATATCTACAAACTAGTTAAATACCAAAGAACTAACCAAAATACTTCTAACAACCAAAAAGCTCTTGTAAAAGAGGGTGATATTGTTGTTAAAGGTGACGTTCTTGCAGATGGACCGGGAACAGATAATGGTGATCTTGCTCTAGGACAAAACGTACTTGTAGCGTTCATGCCATGGGGTGGATATAACTACGAAGACTCGATCCTAATCTCTGAAGAACTATTAGCTCAAGATATCTTTACTTCAGTTCACATTGAAGCATTCGAAATCGAAGCTAGAGATACAAAACTTGGAAAAGAAGAAATCACTAGAGATATTCCTAACGTTTCTGAAGAGTCTTTAAAAGACCTTGATGAAGCAGGTATCATTAGAGTTGGTGCTATCATCAAATCTGGTGACATTCTTGTTGGTAAAATCACTCCAAAAGGTGAGACTCAACTTTCTCCAGAAGAAAAACTTCTTAAGGCGATCTTCGGTGACAAAGCTGGAGACGTTAAAGATACTTCACTAAGAGTTCCTTCAAGTGTTAGAGGAACTGTTATCGACGCTAGAGTATATACTCGTGAAGGTGTTGAACTTTGTGCAAGATCTAAAGAAATCATCGAGCAAGAAACAACTCTTTTAAGAAGGGATGAAAGAATTGAGATTAAAGCAATTCAAACATCTGCGATTCTTAAAATTGCTGAAATGCTAAAAGGTGCAAAGACATCTGATAAGCTAGTTTCTGAAGATGGTTCAACTGAACTTCTTGCTAAAGGTGCTGAAGTTACTTATGAAAACCTTTCTGCAATTCCATTTGAGCTAATTGGATACCTTCCATTACAAGCGGAACTTGAAGAAAAGCTTTCTGAGTACTTTGCTGATATCAGAAACAGAATCAACAGAGTAAGACAAAAAACTACTGATGAAATTGCAAAACTTCACAGAGGTGATGAGCTTCCTCCAGGTGTAATTAAGAAAGTAATCGTTTATGTAGCGATTAAGAGAAAATTACAGCCAGGTGATAAGATGGCTGGACGTCACGGTAACAAAGGGGTTATCTCAAACGTTCTACCAAGAGAAGATATGCCATACCTAGCAGATGGTACTCCAGTTGAAATCGTACTTAATCCACTAGGGGTTCCGTCACGTATGAACATTGGACAGCTTCTTGAACTTCACCTTGGATGGGCAGGTCGTGGACTTGGAGACAAGTTAAGACTAATGCTTGAAGAGCAGAGAGAAATTCATGAATTTAAAGATTTCATCTTTAAGATCTATAACACTCCTGAGACTGAAGCATGGTTAAAGAAAGCTTCAGATGAAGAAGTTAGAACTCTTGCGAAGAAACTTACTAGTGGTGTTAGATTCTCTACTAAAGTATTTGATGGTGCTAAAGAATCAGACATCAGAGAAATGCTGAAGTTAGCGGATCTTGAAACTAACGGTAAGACAACTCTATTTGATGGTAAGACAGGTGATGCATTTGCTGAAGACGTAACTGTTGGAACAATGTATATGCTTAAACTACACCACTTAGTAGATGAAAAACTTCACGCTCGTTCTACAGGGCCATACTCACTTGTTACTCAGCAGCCACTTGGTGGTAAGGCTCAGTTCGGTGGTCAGCGTCTTGGAGAGATGGAAGTTTGGGCACTTGAAGCTTACGGTGCGGCTTATACACTTCAAGAATTCTTAACGGTAAAATCAGATGATGTTATCGGAAGAACTAGAATGTATGAATCTATCGTTAAGGGTGAGCAAGTTCTTGAACCAGGTCTTCCTGAATCGTTTAACGTTCTTATCAGAGAGCTTCAAGCACTTTGTTTAGATGTTAAGCTTGAAGAAGAGAAAGAAGAAGAAGAACTTAGATAG
- the rplL gene encoding 50S ribosomal protein L7/L12, with the protein MSITNEQLIDHISAMSVLECAELVKLLEEKFGVSAAPVAVAGAGAGAAAAEEKTEFDVILADAGDKKINVIKEVRGITGLGLKEAKDLVEGAPKPVKEACTKEEAEEIKKKLEAAGAKVELK; encoded by the coding sequence ATGTCTATTACAAACGAACAATTAATCGATCATATCTCTGCAATGTCAGTACTTGAGTGTGCTGAACTAGTTAAATTACTAGAAGAAAAATTTGGTGTATCTGCAGCTCCTGTAGCTGTAGCTGGTGCAGGTGCTGGTGCAGCTGCTGCTGAAGAAAAAACTGAATTTGACGTAATTCTTGCTGACGCAGGTGACAAGAAGATCAACGTTATTAAAGAAGTTAGAGGAATCACTGGACTAGGACTTAAAGAAGCAAAAGATCTAGTAGAAGGTGCTCCAAAGCCAGTTAAAGAAGCTTGTACAAAAGAAGAAGCTGAAGAAATCAAGAAAAAACTTGAAGCAGCTGGTGCAAAAGTAGAGCTTAAGTAA
- the rpoC gene encoding DNA-directed RNA polymerase subunit beta', with protein sequence MKDLLNFFDKPKDPVSVEAVSIKMASPDTIREWSFGEVKKPETINYRTYKPERDGLFCAKIFGPIKDYECICGKYKRMKHRGVVCEKCGVEVTLSKVRRERCGHIELAAPVAHIWFLRSLPSRLGALLNLTLKELEKVLYYEAFIVTSSATDGVEGGLEVGRVITEQQYYELKEQGVDFEAGMGGEVVQELLQKLDIDTENKFLRRSLASATTEMARTKLVKRLKVVESIMKSENRPDWFMMDVIPVLPPDLRPLVPLEAGRFATSDLNDLYRRVINRNNRLRRLKELNAPEIIIRNEKRMLQEAVDALFDNGRRGKVFTGANKRPLRSLSDMLKGKQGRFRQNLLGKRVDYSGRSVIVVGPSLRLHQCGLPKLMALELFKPFIYNKLIEKGHCTTIKVAKRMVEQQKEEVWNILEEVVQEHPVLLNRAPTLHRLGIQAFEPVLIEGKAIRLHPLVCTAFNADFDGDQMAVHVPLSLEAQIECRILAMSTNNILSPKDGSPIIVPSQDIVLGLYYMTRVRPYARGYGKVFSSKEEAQFAYHSGNLHLQAPIKVRIAGQLHETTVGRTFVFDIIPACLSFEDINKNLNKKELGKLLDAAYRKGSEKDTVLLADSIMQTGYDMATRAGISINVVDMTIPKEKEGILNEAYAEVDSIIEEYNEGSITNGERYNKVVDVWSQTTERLVKVMLERISTDTFVSEKEGEEPIQAPSFNALYMMADSGARGSAQQMRQLAAMRGLMAKPSGEIIETPITSNFREGLSALQYFTSTHGARKGLADTALKTANSGYLTRRLVDVAQDGIIRTEDCGTTDGITLTSRIESGEVVEHVSERAMGRVTASSVLNVNGEEVLAAGHMLTEKDLQLLKDQEVDQIKVRSVLTCNEKHGFCAMCFGRDLARGSLVSMGETVGVIAAQSIGEPGTQLTMRTFHVGGTATAGAQVNKTIVRTAGQVIFDNVKLAETPNGLIVMNKNGSLVIKDNRGVEKERYAAVYGAKLFFAEGTDVNVGDTLIEWDPFSIPLLTEVAGTVKFEDMIVGATISEQTDTVTGLTQRVVMESKDPSLQPRVTICDADGNALLVPGTKRQASYRLQVGATLTVNEGDSVAVGGVLSKLSRETTKTKDITGGLPRVAELFEARKPTNAAQISDVSGTIEFGAEVRGSRRVLVKPEDGSDPVVYTIPKGRFVTVNEGDYIRAGEPIMDGPANPHDILRVLGIKELAGYIVDEIQEVYRLQGVDIDDKHIEVIVSQMLKKVEVTDPGDSTFVVGDSVTKTELISENEKLVAQGYEPAQARPLLLGITKAALTTDSFISAASFQETTKVLTQAALEGKSDELRGLKENVIMGRLIPAGSGIQRYREFDAVVEDDFTKSEETSTLMF encoded by the coding sequence ATGAAAGACCTTTTGAACTTTTTTGATAAACCAAAAGATCCAGTAAGTGTTGAAGCTGTTTCAATTAAGATGGCTTCTCCGGATACAATCCGTGAGTGGTCATTTGGTGAAGTTAAAAAACCAGAGACAATCAACTATAGAACATATAAGCCAGAAAGAGACGGTCTTTTCTGTGCAAAAATTTTCGGACCAATCAAAGATTACGAATGTATCTGTGGTAAGTACAAGAGAATGAAGCACAGAGGTGTTGTATGTGAGAAATGTGGTGTAGAAGTAACTCTTTCTAAAGTTAGAAGAGAGAGATGTGGACACATCGAACTTGCAGCTCCAGTGGCTCACATTTGGTTTTTAAGATCACTTCCATCTAGACTCGGAGCTCTTTTAAACCTAACTCTTAAAGAACTTGAAAAAGTTCTTTATTATGAAGCGTTTATCGTAACTTCTTCAGCAACTGATGGTGTTGAAGGTGGTTTAGAAGTTGGACGTGTAATTACTGAACAACAATACTATGAACTTAAAGAGCAAGGTGTAGATTTCGAAGCTGGAATGGGTGGAGAAGTTGTACAAGAGCTACTACAGAAATTAGATATTGATACAGAAAATAAATTTCTTAGAAGATCACTTGCAAGTGCTACAACTGAGATGGCAAGAACAAAACTTGTTAAGAGACTAAAAGTTGTTGAATCAATCATGAAGTCTGAAAACAGACCAGATTGGTTTATGATGGATGTAATCCCTGTATTACCACCAGATTTAAGACCACTTGTTCCTCTTGAAGCAGGTAGATTTGCTACTTCAGATCTTAACGATCTTTATAGAAGAGTAATTAATAGAAACAACCGTCTAAGAAGACTTAAGGAACTTAATGCTCCTGAAATCATCATTAGAAACGAAAAGAGAATGCTTCAAGAAGCAGTAGATGCTCTTTTTGATAACGGTAGAAGAGGTAAAGTATTCACTGGTGCTAACAAGCGTCCACTAAGATCTTTATCTGATATGTTAAAAGGAAAGCAAGGGCGTTTCCGTCAAAACCTTCTTGGTAAACGTGTTGACTATTCTGGACGTTCTGTAATCGTTGTTGGTCCAAGTTTAAGACTTCACCAGTGTGGTCTTCCAAAGCTTATGGCCCTTGAGCTTTTCAAGCCATTTATCTACAACAAATTAATTGAAAAAGGTCACTGTACTACAATTAAAGTTGCTAAGAGAATGGTTGAACAACAAAAAGAAGAAGTATGGAACATTCTTGAAGAAGTAGTTCAAGAGCACCCAGTACTTCTGAACCGTGCACCAACTCTACACAGACTTGGTATTCAAGCATTTGAGCCAGTACTTATTGAAGGTAAAGCAATTAGACTTCACCCACTTGTTTGTACTGCATTCAACGCTGACTTTGACGGTGACCAGATGGCCGTTCACGTTCCTCTATCACTTGAAGCACAAATTGAGTGTCGTATTCTTGCAATGTCGACAAACAATATTCTTTCTCCAAAAGATGGTTCTCCAATTATCGTTCCATCTCAGGATATCGTTCTTGGTCTTTACTACATGACTCGCGTTAGACCATATGCTCGTGGATACGGAAAAGTATTCTCTTCGAAAGAAGAAGCACAGTTTGCGTATCACTCAGGTAACCTACACCTTCAAGCACCTATTAAGGTTCGTATTGCAGGTCAGTTACATGAAACGACTGTTGGTAGAACATTCGTATTTGATATCATCCCAGCTTGTTTAAGCTTCGAAGATATTAATAAGAACTTAAATAAGAAAGAACTTGGAAAGCTTCTTGATGCTGCTTATAGAAAGGGATCTGAAAAAGATACAGTTCTATTAGCTGATAGTATCATGCAAACAGGTTATGACATGGCGACGAGAGCAGGTATCTCGATTAACGTTGTGGATATGACTATTCCAAAAGAAAAAGAAGGAATTCTTAACGAAGCATATGCTGAAGTAGACTCAATCATTGAAGAATATAACGAAGGTTCTATTACTAATGGTGAGAGATATAACAAGGTTGTTGATGTTTGGTCACAAACAACAGAAAGACTTGTTAAGGTTATGCTTGAGAGAATTTCAACGGATACATTCGTAAGTGAGAAAGAAGGTGAAGAGCCAATCCAAGCTCCATCATTCAACGCACTATACATGATGGCCGACTCTGGAGCGAGGGGTTCTGCTCAGCAGATGAGACAGCTCGCTGCGATGAGGGGTCTAATGGCTAAGCCATCTGGTGAAATTATTGAGACGCCAATTACTTCTAACTTCCGTGAAGGTCTATCGGCACTTCAGTACTTTACGTCTACCCACGGTGCACGTAAGGGTCTAGCCGATACTGCTCTTAAGACAGCAAACTCTGGTTATCTAACAAGAAGACTAGTTGACGTTGCACAAGATGGTATTATTAGAACTGAAGACTGTGGAACTACGGACGGAATTACTCTTACTTCACGTATTGAATCAGGTGAAGTTGTTGAGCACGTTTCTGAAAGAGCTATGGGTCGTGTTACGGCATCATCTGTTCTTAACGTAAACGGTGAAGAAGTTCTTGCTGCTGGACATATGCTAACTGAAAAAGATCTTCAACTTCTAAAAGATCAAGAAGTTGACCAGATTAAAGTAAGATCAGTTCTTACATGTAACGAGAAACACGGTTTCTGTGCTATGTGTTTTGGACGTGACCTTGCAAGAGGGTCCCTAGTATCAATGGGTGAAACTGTTGGTGTTATTGCTGCTCAGTCAATTGGTGAGCCAGGTACACAGCTTACAATGCGTACATTCCACGTCGGGGGTACTGCAACTGCTGGTGCACAAGTTAACAAAACAATCGTTAGAACTGCTGGTCAGGTAATCTTTGATAACGTAAAGCTTGCTGAGACTCCAAATGGTCTAATCGTTATGAACAAAAACGGATCTCTTGTTATTAAAGATAACAGAGGTGTTGAAAAAGAAAGATACGCTGCTGTTTACGGTGCGAAACTATTCTTTGCAGAGGGAACTGACGTAAACGTTGGGGACACTCTAATTGAATGGGACCCGTTCTCGATTCCACTTCTTACTGAAGTAGCCGGTACTGTAAAGTTTGAAGATATGATCGTTGGTGCAACTATCAGTGAACAAACAGATACGGTTACAGGTTTAACTCAAAGAGTTGTTATGGAGTCTAAAGACCCATCTCTTCAACCAAGAGTTACAATTTGTGATGCTGATGGGAATGCACTTCTTGTTCCTGGAACAAAAAGACAAGCATCGTACAGACTTCAGGTTGGAGCAACACTTACAGTTAATGAAGGTGATAGCGTAGCAGTCGGTGGTGTACTATCTAAGCTTTCTCGTGAAACGACGAAAACAAAAGATATTACAGGGGGTCTTCCAAGAGTTGCTGAACTTTTCGAAGCTAGAAAGCCGACAAACGCTGCTCAGATCTCTGACGTTTCAGGAACAATTGAATTTGGTGCTGAAGTTAGAGGTAGCCGTAGAGTACTTGTTAAGCCAGAAGATGGAAGTGATCCAGTTGTATACACTATTCCAAAAGGAAGATTCGTTACAGTTAACGAAGGTGACTACATTAGAGCTGGAGAGCCAATCATGGATGGTCCAGCAAACCCACATGATATCCTAAGAGTTTTAGGTATTAAGGAACTTGCTGGTTATATCGTTGATGAGATCCAAGAAGTTTATAGACTTCAAGGTGTTGATATCGATGATAAGCACATTGAGGTAATTGTATCTCAAATGCTTAAGAAAGTAGAAGTAACTGATCCAGGTGATTCAACATTTGTTGTTGGTGACTCTGTAACTAAAACAGAACTAATCAGTGAAAATGAAAAACTTGTTGCTCAAGGTTACGAGCCAGCGCAAGCAAGACCTTTACTACTTGGTATTACAAAAGCTGCATTAACGACAGACTCGTTTATCTCAGCTGCGTCATTCCAGGAAACAACAAAGGTTCTTACTCAAGCTGCCCTTGAAGGTAAGAGCGATGAGTTAAGAGGACTGAAAGAAAACGTAATTATGGGACGCTTAATCCCAGCGGGTTCTGGAATCCAAAGATACCGCGAATTTGACGCGGTGGTAGAAGATGATTTTACAAAATCAGAAGAAACTTCTACATTAATGTTTTAA
- the rplA gene encoding 50S ribosomal protein L1 codes for MGNKSKKYLDALAKVDATANYSIDDAIKLCKEVKYANFDETVDLAFRLGVDPRHADQMIRGAISLPAGTGKTVRICVLTSGENLKKAEDAGADFVGGDDIIAKIAGGWLEFDRMIATPDMMGKLGRIGRVLGPRGLMPNPKLGTVTTDVEKAVQEQKAGKVEYRTEKNGIIHVPVGKSSFSDSDLRKNIDAMISAIIKAKPSSAKGTYMKSLAISTTMGPGIKIDTLEATTVGASK; via the coding sequence ATGGGAAATAAATCAAAAAAATATTTAGACGCATTAGCAAAAGTTGATGCAACAGCAAATTACTCAATCGATGATGCTATTAAACTTTGTAAAGAAGTAAAATATGCAAACTTCGACGAAACTGTAGATTTAGCATTCAGACTTGGTGTTGATCCACGTCACGCTGACCAAATGATTAGAGGAGCAATTTCTCTTCCAGCTGGTACAGGTAAAACAGTTAGAATCTGTGTTCTTACTTCTGGTGAAAACCTAAAGAAAGCTGAAGATGCTGGAGCAGATTTTGTTGGTGGTGATGACATCATCGCAAAAATTGCTGGTGGTTGGTTAGAGTTCGATAGAATGATCGCTACTCCAGATATGATGGGTAAACTTGGTAGAATCGGTAGAGTACTTGGACCAAGAGGTCTAATGCCTAACCCAAAACTTGGTACAGTTACAACTGACGTTGAAAAAGCTGTTCAAGAGCAAAAAGCTGGTAAGGTAGAGTACAGAACAGAAAAGAACGGGATTATCCACGTTCCTGTTGGAAAATCATCTTTCTCTGATTCAGATCTTAGAAAGAATATCGATGCTATGATTTCTGCAATCATCAAAGCTAAACCATCTAGTGCTAAAGGGACATATATGAAGTCTCTTGCAATCAGTACTACTATGGGTCCAGGTATCAAAATTGATACACTAGAAGCTACAACAGTTGGTGCAAGTAAATAA
- the nusG gene encoding transcription termination/antitermination protein NusG, with the protein MKWYIAKALTGQEGKVQKTLRERIVNHKLGEYFGEIVVPEEKVTTHAGGKKRTITKKLFPGYVLINMVMNDKTWHLVKDTDKITGFVGGTADKPAPLSAEEAAYMTGKSEGGVKKTRTSVNFAEGEQVKVIEGPFASFVGTVEAVNEKGKLKVNVSIFGRPTPVELDYSQVEKIG; encoded by the coding sequence ATGAAGTGGTACATTGCTAAAGCACTAACAGGGCAAGAAGGTAAGGTACAGAAAACTCTTAGAGAGCGTATCGTAAACCACAAACTAGGTGAGTACTTTGGTGAAATCGTAGTACCTGAAGAAAAAGTAACAACACATGCAGGTGGAAAGAAGCGTACAATTACGAAAAAACTTTTTCCTGGTTATGTATTGATTAATATGGTCATGAATGATAAGACATGGCACCTTGTTAAAGATACTGATAAAATCACTGGTTTTGTTGGTGGAACAGCGGATAAGCCTGCGCCACTTTCTGCAGAAGAAGCGGCATATATGACAGGTAAGTCTGAAGGTGGAGTTAAGAAGACTAGAACAAGCGTTAACTTTGCTGAAGGTGAGCAAGTTAAAGTTATTGAAGGTCCATTTGCTTCATTCGTCGGTACTGTAGAAGCTGTAAATGAAAAAGGAAAACTGAAGGTAAACGTTTCAATTTTTGGTAGACCAACACCAGTTGAATTAGATTACTCTCAGGTTGAAAAAATAGGTTAA
- the rplJ gene encoding 50S ribosomal protein L10 translates to MLTRSEKDAIITGLKADIDNAKAIFLTNLVGLKSNVSTGLRKNVRDAEGKIVVAKNTLFEKAAQGTAAEALLSGLKGTQAVAFAFGDAPGVAKALKELGKEQELVELRGGLLEGKVLSVADVKAIADLPSRDEMLGTLLATFNAPISALARVLFAISEKKADGGAVVAEAAE, encoded by the coding sequence ATGTTAACAAGATCCGAGAAGGATGCAATTATCACGGGGCTTAAGGCCGACATTGATAATGCAAAAGCAATCTTTCTTACGAACTTAGTAGGTTTGAAATCAAACGTATCTACAGGTCTAAGAAAGAACGTAAGAGATGCTGAAGGTAAAATTGTTGTTGCCAAAAACACTCTTTTCGAAAAAGCTGCACAAGGAACAGCAGCAGAAGCTCTTCTTTCTGGTTTAAAAGGAACTCAAGCAGTTGCTTTCGCTTTTGGTGATGCACCAGGTGTAGCAAAGGCCCTTAAAGAACTAGGAAAAGAACAAGAACTAGTAGAACTACGTGGTGGTTTACTAGAAGGTAAAGTATTAAGTGTCGCAGATGTTAAGGCTATCGCAGACCTTCCATCTAGAGACGAAATGCTTGGAACATTACTTGCGACTTTCAACGCGCCAATCTCTGCACTTGCAAGAGTGTTATTTGCGATTAGTGAAAAGAAAGCTGACGGTGGTGCTGTAGTTGCTGAGGCCGCTGAATAA
- the rplK gene encoding 50S ribosomal protein L11: protein MAKKITGFIKLQIPGGKANPSPPVGPALGQKGVNIMEFCKAFNAKTQKDAGVILPTIITVYSDRSFTFVTKTPPASYLLKDLMKLKRGAQKTGTETVGAVSKKIVEQIVETKRPDLTAATQEAAERTIEGSCRSMGIKLDY, encoded by the coding sequence ATGGCTAAGAAAATTACAGGTTTCATTAAGCTACAAATTCCAGGTGGAAAAGCTAACCCTTCTCCTCCAGTAGGTCCAGCACTCGGTCAAAAGGGTGTTAACATCATGGAATTTTGTAAAGCTTTCAACGCGAAAACACAAAAAGATGCAGGAGTAATCCTTCCTACAATCATTACTGTGTATTCAGACAGATCGTTTACATTCGTTACTAAAACACCTCCAGCATCTTACTTGCTTAAGGACTTAATGAAGCTTAAAAGAGGTGCACAAAAAACTGGTACAGAAACAGTTGGTGCAGTTTCTAAGAAGATTGTTGAGCAAATTGTTGAAACGAAAAGACCAGATCTTACTGCAGCTACTCAAGAAGCAGCAGAGAGAACAATTGAAGGTTCATGTCGTTCAATGGGAATTAAGCTAGATTACTAA